In Amycolatopsis sp. EV170708-02-1, the following are encoded in one genomic region:
- a CDS encoding FHA domain-containing protein, producing the protein MISVGERRSLVVASQCDSLNLLSFLPDAGHQVSTALLDPEIGGCVPALEDGRGLLVDPTMVELDDALVEAFERASEDEATLFLSLVGHGEYADDDFYFLTKDTGLPVDSRRSFLFAQRIKELLGRHSMLDGLVILLDTCHAGIGARQAGQRWLRIVGEAGKRFDLLTASDDRVAANGCFSRSLVSVLRTGHAEFGERVRCADLKRVITGLCPAQTAVHLGFDGTREVPEADQGLWLALNSSPAWRRSPLAGNPAAPTIERLTAGYQPDPKLGETVGHLLTGARLVAITGEEGAGKSTMLAALARPSVAGSYVPPDFLHAVLFASRGDTAERLAHELARQLRRTVPGFADAEQAYRTGLGDAALSGASAFDLALLGPLRTLAPQWTGAPVRIAVDGLDDLDPGVRERLCGLLRSLSTAPELALVKTVATTRDPACLPPAVEVRLEMAGGFEPPDAAPVVREPEDSGPWGGWPGYDTGSPTSPRITPATLIIDVPGQPPAHHELSFGLTTLGRSRNAAVRLGDSRVSRLHCKIRWDGTNAWLTDLDSANGTFVNGQRVPSAELAHGDVLRLGDSTVTFISVAQEEADIDQSTGAVASPRPGHAVLLELLGLAATRGPVPISILTAASAAAGGPDRRVRVRDFLAGLGDSVSRTRAGLDDETVLLTSDAPVLSPDTVTRLHARLAAATSEVALVAGDDEPTLEQSYAAANEAEHFWLAGLREDALAALERRASHIPVENRERWAAWANRAALELGDTDRITLRCKARHATWTGKAGDAAGALARFEELLPVATAALSGGDEEVLSMRHNIGYLLMELGRFEESRAAFEALVRDATHALGADHRETLHARHLLAVTTGKTGNGEESLRLSRELLPQAKQALGDDEIVGHVQHNIAFWSAEIEHPPPLFRSIDSSSTKRRDG; encoded by the coding sequence GTGATCTCCGTGGGAGAGCGGAGGTCGTTGGTGGTCGCGTCGCAATGCGACTCACTGAACCTTCTCTCGTTCCTCCCCGACGCGGGCCACCAGGTCTCGACGGCCCTGCTCGACCCCGAGATCGGCGGCTGCGTCCCCGCGCTCGAAGACGGTCGCGGCCTGCTCGTCGACCCGACGATGGTCGAGCTGGACGACGCGCTGGTGGAGGCCTTCGAGCGCGCGTCGGAAGACGAGGCGACGCTCTTCCTCTCACTCGTCGGGCACGGCGAATACGCCGACGACGACTTCTACTTCCTCACCAAGGACACCGGCCTGCCGGTGGACAGCCGCCGCTCCTTCCTGTTCGCCCAGCGGATCAAGGAACTCCTCGGCCGTCACTCGATGCTCGACGGGCTGGTGATCCTGCTCGACACCTGCCACGCCGGCATCGGGGCGAGGCAGGCTGGCCAGCGCTGGCTGCGGATCGTCGGTGAGGCAGGCAAGCGGTTCGACCTGCTCACCGCCTCGGACGACCGTGTCGCCGCGAACGGGTGTTTCAGCCGGTCTCTGGTCTCGGTCCTGCGGACGGGGCACGCGGAGTTCGGCGAGCGGGTGCGATGCGCGGATCTCAAACGGGTGATCACCGGCCTGTGCCCGGCGCAGACCGCCGTCCACCTGGGTTTCGACGGCACCCGCGAGGTGCCCGAGGCCGATCAGGGCCTGTGGCTCGCACTGAACTCCTCCCCCGCCTGGCGGCGTTCACCGCTGGCGGGCAACCCGGCCGCGCCCACGATCGAACGGCTGACCGCGGGCTACCAGCCGGATCCGAAACTCGGCGAGACCGTCGGGCATCTGCTCACCGGTGCCCGGCTGGTCGCGATCACCGGTGAGGAGGGCGCGGGGAAGTCGACCATGCTCGCCGCGCTCGCCCGGCCTTCGGTGGCCGGATCGTATGTACCGCCCGACTTCCTGCACGCCGTGCTGTTCGCGAGCCGCGGCGACACGGCCGAGCGGCTCGCGCACGAACTCGCCCGCCAGTTGCGGCGCACCGTGCCCGGTTTCGCCGACGCCGAGCAGGCGTACCGGACCGGGCTCGGCGACGCCGCCCTCAGCGGTGCGAGCGCTTTCGATCTGGCGCTGCTCGGTCCGCTGCGAACCCTCGCTCCACAGTGGACCGGAGCCCCCGTGCGGATCGCGGTCGACGGGCTCGACGACCTCGATCCCGGCGTCCGGGAACGGCTGTGCGGTCTCCTCCGGAGCCTGTCGACGGCACCGGAGCTGGCACTGGTCAAGACGGTCGCGACCACGCGGGATCCGGCCTGCCTCCCGCCCGCGGTCGAGGTTCGCCTGGAGATGGCCGGCGGTTTCGAGCCGCCCGACGCGGCTCCCGTGGTGCGGGAACCGGAAGACAGTGGACCTTGGGGCGGCTGGCCGGGCTACGACACGGGTTCGCCCACCTCGCCGAGGATCACCCCCGCCACGCTGATCATCGACGTGCCGGGGCAGCCGCCCGCGCACCACGAACTGTCCTTCGGGCTCACGACGCTCGGCCGCAGCAGGAACGCCGCGGTCCGGCTCGGCGACTCGCGGGTGTCCCGGCTCCATTGCAAGATCCGCTGGGACGGCACGAACGCGTGGCTGACCGATCTCGACTCCGCCAACGGCACCTTCGTCAACGGGCAGCGCGTGCCGAGCGCCGAGCTGGCGCACGGTGACGTGCTCCGGCTCGGTGATTCGACGGTCACCTTCATCAGCGTGGCACAAGAGGAGGCCGACATCGACCAGAGCACCGGCGCCGTGGCCTCGCCGCGGCCCGGTCACGCGGTCCTGCTGGAGTTGCTGGGTCTCGCGGCCACCCGCGGGCCCGTCCCGATCTCGATCCTCACCGCGGCGAGCGCGGCGGCGGGCGGCCCGGACCGGCGGGTGCGCGTCCGCGATTTCCTGGCCGGGCTCGGTGACTCGGTCAGCCGGACGCGCGCCGGCCTCGACGACGAAACCGTCCTGCTGACCTCCGACGCGCCCGTGCTCTCCCCCGATACGGTGACCCGGTTGCACGCCCGGCTGGCGGCGGCGACCTCGGAGGTGGCACTCGTGGCCGGAGACGACGAGCCGACGCTCGAACAGAGCTACGCGGCGGCCAACGAGGCCGAGCACTTCTGGCTCGCGGGGCTCCGAGAAGACGCCCTCGCCGCGTTGGAGCGACGGGCCTCCCACATCCCCGTCGAGAACCGGGAACGCTGGGCGGCCTGGGCGAACCGTGCGGCCCTGGAGCTCGGCGACACCGACCGGATCACGTTGCGCTGCAAGGCACGGCATGCGACCTGGACCGGTAAGGCTGGCGACGCGGCCGGAGCGCTCGCCCGGTTCGAGGAGCTGCTGCCGGTCGCCACGGCCGCCCTCTCCGGTGGCGACGAAGAGGTCTTGAGCATGCGCCACAACATCGGCTACCTCCTCATGGAACTCGGCCGTTTCGAAGAGTCCCGGGCCGCGTTCGAAGCCCTCGTCCGCGACGCCACCCACGCTCTCGGCGCCGATCATCGCGAGACACTGCACGCCCGGCACCTGCTCGCGGTGACGACGGGCAAGACCGGGAACGGGGAGGAGTCCCTCCGCCTCTCCCGGGAGCTGCTGCCGCAGGCGAAACAGGCGCTGGGCGACGACGAGATCGTCGGCCACGTCCAGCAC